CTTAGATGTTTTGCGAATGCGGCTCTTGTAACTTTGGTATATGCAACTGTCAGAGATGATGTCAACTGTTTATGATAATGAAGTTCTGCAATCATCCAAATTTGACATTCTGGGAAGACATGAATAATTTGTTGCATGATGCTTTGTTTAGtctctttctttttcataaatGTTTACAATGCTGCTTTGCACAAACAAGATTGCAGAGTCCCAGCGGGAACTGCTTCAAGCAAGAGAAATGATTGATGAAGCTCAGCGATCCTTGTCTTCTAGTCTTGAGGAAGAAAGCTTTGTAGATATGTCAAGTGGTGATGTTGATGAAGATAGCGAGAGAATAGAATCTGTAAAAGCTGCTGCAGTCTCCTCTATAGTTGGTGTTCTGGCTAGTTTGCCCATATCTTTCTATGAAACCAAAGATCTGCTACAACTATTCCTTCAGTCATCAATTATTTTCATAAGTTGTGCTTTGTTTGGAGTCACGTTCCGGTATGCTGTTAGAAGAGATCTGGACAATATCCAACTAAAAACAGGGGCTCCTGCTGCGTTTGCTTTTGTTAGAGGTAAAACCAGGCAACATGGTTTGTTAAAGCTCATATTCCTGAGAATGTTCTTTTATTTACTGAAACTAAACTATCTGCAGGCCTTGCTCTGCTGGAATCGGGTAGAACCCTCGAGATGAGTACTGATACCTTAATATCAGTTACTCTTGATGGTGCAGTCAGTGTGATTGAGAACATTTTCATATTTCTGCCTGCTGCTGTTGCATTGGACTACTGTTTTAAGATGAGATTTTTTAGTCCCTTTCCTAGAAGAAAACAATAGCTTCTGTGAGGAATATGTACGATCAATAACAATCTTGATTGCTCAGATGGTCATATGTAACACAAATGATATCTTAGATTCATTAAGAAAAAAATTCGTCCCATGCACTCAAAGTTCCATCAAGTCCACCAAATAATACTTTTACTTAATCTTCTTCCTAAGATCTTATTCAACAAAGATTACTCATAACTTTGCTGTGAACATGAATTTCACTTTCTTCTTGATTGCCCTGCTCTCTATGAAGACTAGCATAGATGGACATATGCTGGAATGCCTCTTTACAATACCTTCTCCACATGGGGTTTGATACATTTTAGATGGCATTCAGTACATCCTGGTTTGTCGTTCATTCAATCCTCATCCTGGTGTAAACAGAATTCGCTACACCCTGTGATCATTTACTGTCTCAGTGAGTCAGCATTCTGATATGGTCACATAGAAGCATCGCATGATATCTATATTCAGTATATGTTTTATCTGTCATCTACATTAATTAATGCTTGCTGTGCTGTGCTTGTCTGTTAGTTCTTTTCCAGTCAATTCACAAATCGTAAGTACTTTGAAGCAACTAGGTGCTGAGCTGTGTTGTAACCTGATACAGTATTTTTTCTGGTCTTCCATAAAGTGCCAAGGCGGATGGATCTGGGTGAGTGGGTGACATTTCATTGTGCTTGCTCTTTCTGTACCATGACAGGTTTTCTATTAACAAATTCCAGGTATGAAAGTCTGGCCTTGATGAAAATATCTTGGCTCTGTGGATATTCAATTTCAATATACATTTAGTGGACTGCTGTAGCACGTTCTTAAATAACAAATTGCCCAAGATCATTACTGAAGAAGCAACCATGGTCTCTCTTTGAAAACCCGGCCCAGCCTGCTCAGGGCACTCTAGGGTCATGTCAGAGTTATTTATGTTTGCATGCATGCTACATGTCAGTTGTCAGGCCATGAGCTGGGAGAAAAATTTGCTGCTGAAACTCTTCCAGAATGTATGTTCTGAACATCACCAGAACTTGACATGGGCTTTGTATGACAGTTTCGGTTAGCATCTAATTTGCACCTTTGGTCGAGTAAAATGTAGATGATAGATTGTCTTTTCTGGTCCTGTTACAATTGTTTTCATGGTCTGAAATGCTAGGGAATGGAGGCCCTTTTGGTGTCCCATACGTGATGTGAGCATGGCCCTTCCTTCTTGAGTTGACCATTCGATAGACTGTGTGTGCTGGAATATTTTAGCAGCCTTGGCAACTGATGAGCGCTGCTTGTCCTGTGTCTGTTATATTGTGTTCCAGCAATTAAAGCATATGGTGCTGCTCAAGCAGTTAATGCATATGGTGCGTCTTTTATATGAAATTGTACAGCTATCAAAGTGTCAAACACCATTCTCACTCTAATCCTGGTAGGACTGGTCATTCCATGCCATGATCCTGAGATGACTAACTTATTAGCAGTTTGCACGGTAACAGTCATCAGATAGGCATGGTCCATTCTATCAATAGGGCCGATGTTAGCTGAACTATATTCTTCATATCATTTGAAGCATCCTTCACCATGTTTTCCTCAGAGGAAGAGAACTGCTTGCTTATTTGATTCTGTATCCCCTCAGTTGTGTGGGTTTCTAGAATCTGGATGGAATTTTCCTGTTCCTGTTGTAGCCCTCTGTGTAGGTGATATTGAGAGATGTCAGTATAATCTGACAGGAAAACGGGCATGAGTCCATGTATTAGATTCTCATTCTGTATTAGAACAGAGCTCCGTGGCGGCGTGGCTTCCTTGTTTGTTTCTTCACTTTCTTGTACTGAACAGTCCTGCAAGTTATCATATTATCCAGGCATGCTGACTTTGTGCTTGGAATGTTCTTATCTGTTCATTGGTTTGCATTCCATGAGCTCAACCCTTGCTTTCATTGTTGACTtccagttttttttttatcttaaCCTGCTGGATCGCTGAATCTGAATGTAGACACCACGATATATCCTCACCTCGTCTTTGCTGAAGTTCTTATGTTGACGTCAGATGGTTGAGAAAGTTCAGATGAGCCACCAAGTGTTGATAGAAGACAGTAGTAGTTTTGGGGACAGATTTAGTGAATCAAAACTCCACTGGTGGCAGGTGGCAACGCAATGCCATGCCTGCTCCATCCATTGGTCGGGTCTCTTATTCCCATGAGTCAACCTCGTCACGCGGTGGTGGCGCCTTGTCCATGGAGCTCTGCATGTGGTACACATCCGAGGAGGGCGGGAGCGAGGGGCAACGACGGCTCAGCAGAGTAGCTGTGCTTGGTGGTGGGGGGATAGGGTAGACACGGTCGTGTGGAGTGAGCAGAACTATTCGCTGCTTGAGATCTTCAAGGAGGCCGAATGCCACATGAACCATGTCGACCGACATCGAACACCAGGAGATTGCCGCGTGCCTTGAGAAGCAGCGTGACGAGGTATGCTGCTATCTAACGCAAAGTGCTTGCTGGCTGCTTCCAGCATGTTCGGAATTTGCCTTCTCAGCAAGCGATGCCCAAGGTTGGATCATTCACTGTAGAGCAACCTAACCTGGATTGCATGTATGTCCTGCCTTGGCCCTCCAGCTCCCACAATGCTGCACAGAACCCTCAGCGAAGACGTAGCATGAAGGGGCACCACATTGTTTTGGTGTGATGAGATGTTACTAACCTAGTGTGGCTGTGTGGCCCTTAGTTGTTTTGTGGATGCCGCTGTTGCATTTGAGCTAATGTGGTACCAATGACTTTGAGGGAGTTTAAATAGACACTAGACAGACTATAGGATCTTGCTCAGGTCTGGTGTTATCTGTGCATGTGTGATTTAGACAGCTATAGAGTCCATGCTAATACATGTAGCTCTGGTTATGTATACACCACGAAAGAAATGGTATTTTGAAGAAGTCATGTGCTCTATTGCCTTCCACTGATTGTCCTCTTGGGTCCAACTGTTCAACATGTCCTCCGAACATTTTTTTTTTATATCTTTAACTTGGAATTTACAACTTGTCTGCTTTCTTCGTCATCGTTTGTTGTGCATATCAAGGTTGATATTCATTCTATTctcttttagaaaaaaaaaacttgttgcAATAATGTCGTTCGGTCTGGTAAATTAATTTAAATTATGCTTATCTTATCTTTTGATCAAGCACACAGTATCTGTATCATTTGGTCATGTGGCCCCATGACATTGAAGAAAGAATGATTATTGTTTGTGTTGTCAACTCTATATGATATTAAAGTTCTGCCACCATCAAAATATCTTCCTGACATGCTGGGAAAGACATGATTATTTGTTGCTTGATGCTTCTTATGGCCTCTTTTATTTTTGTGATTACAATTTTTCATTGCATAAATGATATTGCAGAGTCCCAGCAGGAATTTGCTACAAGAAAATGAAATGATTGATGAAACTCAGCATTCCTTCAAGTTTTTAGGAAGGAGGCCTTGGAGATGTGTCAGGACAAGCGGTGTCAAACAATGACGAACTAGAATCTGTAAAAGCAGTGCAGTTTCCTCTATATTTGTTCTGTCTAGGTTCCCATATCTTTATGTGGAGTTCAAAAATTTGCACAAGATATGGAGTCCAAAATTTGCCACAAGTATTCTTCAACCATCGGTTGTTTCATATGGTGGGCTTTGCTTGGAATCACATTCTGGTACACTGTTAGGAGAGATCTTGATAACGCCCAACTAAAAAAGGTGCTGCATTTGCTTTTATTAGATTTAAACGTAAAACCAGGCAATGTGTCTCTAAAAGCTTTTTCACATATTCCAGAACTATACTGCCTGCAGGCCTTGCTCTGCTGGAATGGTAGAACCCTTGAGTTGAGGTACCTTAATATCAGTTGATATTGATAGTGTGGTTCTACATTTCCTGTTGCACTGCACTGCTACTTTAAGGCGAGTTTTTTTAATCTCTTTCCTACCAGGATATTAGCTTCTGTGAAGAATATACGAGATCAgtaattatatatttatattgcTTGCTCTGGAGTAACATGCAATACAAATGATACCTTAGATTCATCAGAGATTTTTTTCCCTCTGTGCATTCAAAGTTTCATCACATGCACCAAATAATTATTCCCAATCCATAGCTGGGTTTTCTCCTATCTACGCTGATCTTTTGTGGGATACATAACTCATAAATTCATTGTGAGCATGAATTTCACTTCCTTCTTTAGTTTCATACCCTTTATAAGGACTGGCGTAGATTGCATCTGTTTGTGTTCAACCTCTATCATTCGTAATCATCCAAGATTTGAACATTCACTTGGATCAACGCTTCAGAATGCCCGTTTCACATTGGGATGAAAAGCAGTTTTTGATGAAGTGCTGCACAGCCTTAGTTATCCTTCATTCAGCTGTCATCCTATATATAGAGAATTTACTAAATCATATGATCTACTCTCTATATTCTGATGTAGTCACATAAAAAAGAATCATTTTATGGTACCTTTATTCAGTAAATAGTTGAGCTGTGCGTAACCTGATACAATACTATTTTGGTCTTCCATAAATTGCCAAGCCGGATGGATCTGGGAGACATCATTGCATAACAAACATGTGTCATCAGATTGGTTGCAACTGTACTTCTGTATTCAGAAGGATGCAGAACAGATATTTTCACTATTATGAGCCTCGACAGCGTGCACCTAGGGTGCTTATTCTTCATCTATCAATGGTGATGGACGCACCTGGCCTACAGGATGTTGCTGGCTACAGGAAGAAGACACATGTCTCATCTCCATGCTTAGTTGTGGCAGGTTGGTGCTGGGAAAGTGCCTCATGAACCATTACCTGGATAAGGTTTACCTTCTCATATGCACTTTTATTATTGTTtcacagcctgttcggctggtgctgatacgatcgtggattactactgctggctggtttagtgtgagagaaaaatactgttctggctggaaatttacgatcgtttacgaccaggCGAATAGGCTGTCAATCATTTCATGAACAATGTAGTATTATTTTCTCATCCCCATTGCTTGGTTTTGACTGCATTATATGCAGGAAGGTATTCAGAGATAAGAGAATTAATGAAAACAAATTTCACATTCATCTggttttcaaagaaaaaaattCACATTCATCTTGTTAGTTAAGATCTAAAAGTAATTTACTAATTTTGTTGCGAGGCTGATCCCTGAAGTGAATTTTTGGAAGCTGCTTTCTAATGgaagaaactggagttatggcgggagactttggagtccaaaggttttagacttagtagaactaaaactgagtatatgagatgtgacttcggcactactactcgggaggaggaagatgttagtttggaaggtcaagtagtgcctaggaaggatacctttcgatatttaggatcaatgctacagagggacagggatattgatgaagatgttagccatagaatcaaagcagggtggatgaagtggcggcaagcgtctggtgtcctatgtgacaaaagggtaccacagaagctaaaaggcaagttttataggacggtgattagacctgctatgttgtatggtgcaaaatgttggcctacaaaaagacgacatattcaacagctaagtgtcgtggaaatgcgtatgttgcgttggatttgcggtcatacaagaagggatcgagttcggaacgatgatatacgtgagagattaggggtagcgccaattgaagaaaagcttgtccaacaccggttgagatggtttggacatgtgcaacggagacctccagatgcaccggtgcgtagtggaatcctaagtcaggatagtaacgtgaagagaggcagaggaagaccgaagttgacttgggtagaggcaataaaaggagacttgaaaggatggaatatacccaaagacttagccttagataggagtgcttggaagacagctattcatgtgcctgaaccttgattgcttctgttgggtttcaactctagcctaccctaacttgtttgggacttaaaggctttgttgttgttgttgttgttgttgttgttgttgttgctttcTAATGGAAATTGTTGCCTTCACAAGCCTACAAATTGCATACCGGTGCTGCTGCCAGTCTTTACTTGTTCACATGCAGCTGTAGTCGGCGCTTGTCTCTGCCATTAGATGCCACAGTAGTATGTTCTCAAGTGCTAACTTACAGGCAGCTGCCAGCAGGCAGTAGCTGCTTGTGTCATTCGCCATTTCAAGTGGCTACTGCATCAAACCATATATAAGAGGAGGATGAAAGTGTGTGCAGTTTACTGTTAAATGATAGAGTCGGTGCTGCAGCACATCTTTTTGGAAAGCTGGAATGTACATATGTCAAGTATCTGATGAATGGATTAAAAATTAAATATATCTCTTGACTATTGACACCTGCTTAATCTGGAATTTGTCAGCTGTTGAAAAATATTCTCTTTCTAGTCCCGATAGGTTGTTGTTATAGGATTTGTGCTGATCAAATTAGACTTTCTTAAATTGATtatgtttgtagaaaatattagcaacatttgtatcttcaaataagtttattatgaaaatatatttaatgattcatcaaattattcttattatgcatta
Above is a genomic segment from Miscanthus floridulus cultivar M001 chromosome 3, ASM1932011v1, whole genome shotgun sequence containing:
- the LOC136546638 gene encoding uncharacterized protein — encoded protein: MQRAALLRPLVGSPFVPAGPLAQVAVRRRCRFHGGARVRSSTGEGGSGDGEGAGAAASWLSSVVGEKVDELLRREENRALLEGVEDAERRVERARAALADIERQEAAALLAREEVRRLEKRRDEIAESQRELLQAREMIDEAQRSLSSSLEEESFVDMSSGDVDEDSERIESVKAAAVSSIVGVLASLPISFYETKDLLQLFLQSSIIFISCALFGVTFRYAVRRDLDNIQLKTGAPAAFAFVRGLALLESGRTLEMSTDTLISVTLDGAVSVIENIFIFLPAAVALDYCFKMRFFSPFPRRKQ